GTTTCCGTGGAGGCTTTTAAAATGAGCTCTTCGCTATTAGCGAAAGAAAGGGCGAGTGCCTGGACTTCAAAGTTGTTCTTAAAGCTATCTGCGCCTCTACTCCTATTATTTGTCAGTAATCACGTGTTAGCTGACTCTCGCCCGAACATCGTCTACCTCATGGCAGACGATCAGAACTTCGGTTCAGTCGGTATTTACGGGAACCCTGAAGTGCAGACACCACAGATGGATCAGCTGGGGCGGGATGGTGTGATTTTCGATCGGCATTACAATACGACTGCGATTTGCATGGCGAGCCGCGCGAATGTCATGACTGGCATGTATGAATACAAAACGGGCACCAATTTTGGGCATGGTGATATGACATCCGAGATCTGGTCAAAGTCGTATCCGGTGTTATTGCGGGAGGCTGGTTATCTGACCGCGTTTGCCGGTAAGTTTGGCTTCAAAATCGATGGGCATGGCTATGACGGTAGCGAGTTCTTTGATCTGTGGGGTGGTGCCGACGGGCAGACGAGTTATCGAACTGGAAAAAACAAATCCATGGCGAAGTATGCGAAGGATTATCCGCATTCCACGTTGTCGTATGCTGCATTTAGTAAGGACGTGATCACCGAGGCGGTGAAGCAGGACAAGCCGTTTTGCTTGTCGATTAGCTTCAAAGCGCCGCACAAGCCGGCAACTCCGGATCCGCAATTTGATCACATCTATGCAGGTAAGACGTTTACTAAACCCGCGAACTTCGGCCGTGAGAACGGTGCACACCTCTCGCCGCAAAGTAAGCAGGGGCGGCAGTATCCACGTTTTACGGAGTGGCATTACGATACCGACTACGACGGTGAAATGCGTAAATACTATCAACAGATCTACGCGATCGATGTGGCGCTGGGAATGATTCGTGAGGCCTTGGAAGCGCAGGGCGTTGCCGATAATACGGTGATCATCTATACCAGTGACAATGGCTACATCAACGGTGCGCACGGCTATGGCTCGAAAGTTCTGCCAATGGAGGAGTCCTCGCGTGTGCCGCTGATGATCTATGACCCGCGCAGTGCGACTTCTGGCAAACAGCTCCGCAGCCCGGCTCTGACCGGCAACATCGATTTTGCCCCGACCATTTTGGAACTGGCCGGGCTTTCGATCCCATCGAACATCGACGGTGTTAGTCTGTTGCCGCTGTTGAAGGACCCAAGCGCGGACGTTCGTGAGCAGATGGCACTCATGAACTGTTTCGGTAGCGGCGCGACCTCTGCGCTGACCGTGGTCACTAAAGATCACAAATATACTTATTGGTGGTATGGTGATTCAGAAATGGAGCCGACAGAAGAATTGTTTCATCTGAGCAAAGATCCGCTGGAGATGACGAATCTCGCACACAATCCGGAGGCTCAACCCTTGCTTGAAATCATGCGTAAGAATTACGACGCCCAACTAAAGCATTGGCAGGAGCAAGCGATTGCCGGCAGTAAACACGCGAAGTTCGGTGAGCTGTTCGACCGTAATCTTCCATTAGAAAAGAAGCAGGTCAGGCCAGCTAAGAAAACGAAATAGAAAACGACGACCATTTATCCATTTATGAAAACACTCTCACTTTTCCCTCTCGCTACGCTGGCACTGCTATTTGCCACGAGCCACACGATCAGCCATGCCGCTAGCAACCTCGCTGGATCGCGTCCCAACATCATCATGGTCATCACCGATGACCAAGGCATGGGCGACCTCTCCTGTATGGGCAATACGATCGTGCGCACGCCGAATATCGACAAATTCTACGAAGGCGCCACGCGTTTTACTGATTTCCAAGTCAGCCCGACGTGTGCGCCCACGCGCGCGGCCATCATGAGTGGCCGCTTTCCTTTCAAGGTCGGCGTGACCCACACGATTCTTCAACGCGAGCGGATGGCACCGAAAGTCTTTACCATGCCGCAAGCACTACAGAGCGCTGGCTATGCGACAGGCCTCTTTGGTAAGTGGCACCTTGGTGATGAGCCGGAATACCTACCGCAAAATCGGGGCTTTGACGAAGTGCTGATGCATGGCGCAGGCGGGATCGGTCAGACGGGTCTCGGCGATTTTCCAGCCAATGGTGAAAACGTTTATTTTGATAATGTGCTGCTGCACAATGATACGGTGGTTCAGACGAAAGGCTTTTGCACGGACGTGTTTTTTGATGCAGCAGAGGGCTGGATCAAACAGCAGCGTGCGGCCAATCAACCATATTTCGCCTATATTTCACTGAATGCACCGCATGGGCCGATGTATGCACCGGACCAATACAAACAGCGCTTCTTAGCGGACGGCTATGACGAGGGCACCGCAGCGCGCTATGGTATGATCGAGAATATCGATGATAACTTTGGGCATATGCTATCACTCTTGAAAAAGTGGGACGCGTTGGAGAATACACTGATCATCTTTATGACCGATAATGGGATGTCGATGAAAGCCATGAACCACAATGGCAAGAAGGTGCTTCCGTTTAATGCGGGCATGAGAGGGCGTAAGAATTCGCCCAATGAAGGCGGCACCCACGTGCCGGCATTCTGGCAATGGCAGGGCGTGCTCGGTGCAGGCGTCGATATTGATGGCCTGGTCGCTCATATTGACCTCTATCAGACGTTTGCAGAGCTTGCTGGGGCAGAACTCCCCAATGAGATGCAGGACTTGGATGGCCGTTCCCTCTTACCGCTGCTAGAAGATTCAAAGGCAGACTGGGCCGATCGTGAATTGTTTTTCCACTGCGGTCGCTGGCCGACAGGAAAGCGTGATACATTTCAATATGAAAAATGTGGCATGCGCACGCAGAAGTGGCGTTTCGTGAACAATCAGCAGCTCTACGATATTGAAAACGATCCCTCGGAGACGAAGGATGTCGCTAAACAATATCCAGAAGTGGTCGCTCAAATGCGCCAAGCCTACGACGGTTGGTGGGAGTCGGCTCTACCGCTGATGGTGAACGAAGACCTCCCCAGAGTGGCAAAGGAGGATCAACCGTTCGCGAAGCTCGAGGCACAGGCTAGGGAGGCGGGCATCCCTGAGTGGACGCCGGACGTGCTGTAGGTGCTTCTCCGGAGGGAAATCAATGAAGTCAACGCCGCGCATTGATCAGCTGGCTAGAACTGGTGTAGCGGACTGGTGAAGCCATTTCGACTAGCAGAAGCTGCGCACTACGATAGGCACTGGCCGAAACCGCTTCGCGGATCCGCTACAAAAGAACGCATAATACTGGGCTACGTGGGATGATTTGCCTAGAACTGGTGTAGCGGACTGGTGAAGCCATTTCGACCAGCAGAAGCTGCGACTACGATAGGCACTGGCTGAAACCGCTTCGCGGATCCGCTACAAAAGAATGCATGATACTGGGCTACGTGGGATCAGGTGCCTAGAAATAGTGTAGCGGACTGGCGAAGCCATTTCGACTAGCAGAAGCTGCGCACTACGATAGGCACTGGCCGAAACCGCTTCGCGGATCCGCTACAAAAGAATGCATGATACGGGGCTACGTGGGATCAGGTGCCTAGAAATAGTGTAGCGGACTGGCGAAGCCATTTCGACCAGCAGAAGCTGCGACTACGATAGGCACTGGCCGAAACCGCTTCGCGGATCCGCTACAAAAGAATGCATGATACGGGGCTACGTGGGATGATTTGCCTAGAAATAGTGTAGCGGACTGGCGAAGCTATTTCGACTAGCAGAAGCTGCGCACTACGATAGGCACTGGCCGAAACCGCTTCGCGGATCCGCTACAAAAGAACGCATGATACTGGGATACGTGGGATAATTTGCCTAGAAATAGTTAGCGGACTGGTCTGCCTATCACGTGAACAAGTGATACTTGAGCGGCGGCGGATATGCTATAGTCGCACCGATTATTCGTCTCTGACTCCGCCCCTATATTCATGAACACTCTTAAAATTGCTCTTTCTGCGATCCTATCGATCACCACGTATTCTGCTAGTTTTGCAGATCGACTTCCTGACTTCAGTTGGGACACGGTGCCACGCTATATGCATGTGCGCAAGGCCACGTCGTTTACTCCCCAGGAAGTGGAGTATTTAGCGACCTTTCCGCTGATTACTTTTGAGAAGACCACCGGAGCCAAGGAGTTTGGCGGCACCGAGGTCGGCACCTGGAAAGCGGCAAAGGCGGTCAAAGCGATCAACCCTCGGACGAAGGTTCTCTATTACCGTAATATCTTGGTGCATTACTCGGCCTACGCTGCGGATGCGCAGTTAGCCTCGATTCCAGATGCGTTTCTCAGTGATCAAAAGGGAAACACTAAGTTAGTGCGGGGAAAGGTGCCCGCCTACGACCTATCGAACCCTGCGGTGCAGGATTGGTGGCTGACCCACGCCAAGCAGGCCTGTGGCTCGGAGTATATCGACGGCATTTTCGTGGATGGAAATATTAAGGCGCTGGAGCACGGTTATTTGAAGCGGCAGGTAGGCGATGCCAAGAAAACGGCGGTCGAGCAGGGCTATCATCATATCATGAAGCAATTGCGAGCCATTGCTGGAACAGAGAGCCTTGTCGTGTCTAACATCATCCGAGCGAGATTTACTGACGCAGGGCTCGAATATATGGAGCCTTTCGACGGTTCCTATATCGAAGGCTTCGAGCACGCGGTCGGCGGAATGTCGCGCAAGGAGTATATGGCAAAGGGGATTGCGGCCATTCAGTCTGCTGCACAGTCGGGCAAGATCATTGCCTTTACTATCGGTCAGGGGAGTTATGCTGATACCGATATGGATATGGAAGCCAGCCAAGACTCGACCAAGGAATTCGCTTCACCCAACAATCGATTTACGTATGCCTTGGCGCTCTTTTTGATCTGCGCCGAAAAGCATAGCTACTTCATGTTTTCCGATGGCTACGGCGTCGACAATGGCAGAAGCAAATACTGGATGAAAGATATCCCAGAGTATCAATATCCGCTGGGTGCTCCGACAGGGGAGGCGACTCGAGAGGGTTACGTGTATCAACGCGAGTTCCAGCACGCGAGTGTTACGGTTGATATTGAGCAGGAAACGTCTGAGATTGTTTGGAAGCAATAGAATCAACCTAGTGCCTTATCTCTCGCGTTGTTTCGTCTTTATCTGTTTCTCGAGAGACTTCGAAGAGCTGAAGTATTCTGGAGTTTGGTCGGCATGAACGTCGAACGTGAAACGTCCAATTTTGAATAGAAATTCGCTTTTCATTCCAATGTGCATTGGCCGTTCGATGTTTGTAGCCAAACCATAGGATTTGAGAAGTTTTGAATGTTACAGCCTGCTAGGCGGCCGCACCATTATCCTATAAAAGAGTAGCTAGAAGGTAGTCATCAGGTGTTAGTTGCCAGGCATGAGCCCGTCGAATGTAGCTGCTCGACCGACATGGCCATTGATTGCACATGCACCATCGGGTGGGCACGGCTCCCGCCGTCGCCCGCATCGCTCCACCCTACGGGGCTATGGCGAGCAGGAAAGGAAGCCCACGACATTGATATCAAGCTCTAGCAACGATTCAGATCGGAAGATTGTGGCGGAAACATGTGAATACGTCATAGACACTTAGGCAGGAGTTACGTTACTATCCTTGTAGGATAGCATGGAATCTTGAGCTCAGTGCTTGAGGTTTCGCTTTATCTGTTATACTGCTTATCTAAGTTACCCGTCCCCCCCGTATTTTACGTGTTCGTAAAGTTTGATCCCCTCGAATTTGATCAATATGAAACGTCTCACTTCTGCCCTGTTACTTACATTTTTAACGCTGAGTTCGGCTCACGCGAAGCTGGTCGCGCATTACGACTTTTCAGACGGAGACCTATTGGATAATGAGGTCGGACCGGCGTTCCAGTTGAAGAATGCGGGTGAGGTGCCCGTCACTCTGGGAGCAGCAGGTGCAGTGTTTACTTCTTCGACAAAGATAGACAGTCCCCAGAGCTACCTGATGGTTGATTCCAGTCGAGATTTAACACAATTTACTGTGTCTTTCTGGATGAGAACTGATGTGGTCGATCAAGGGGGCGCTTTTCCTGGAATTTTCTCTTCCAATACGCTCACGGATCTCGGCTCCTTTCAGTTCTTTAGCGCTGGGCAACCTGTGGTTGGAAACAAGAAAACGGAAGATGGATCGCTGTTGCTGATCGCTGGGCAAGCGAGGAAAAAGTTGTTCACTCCTACTGTTGCTGCGCACAACAGCAACACGTGGTATCACGTGGGACTTGTATCCGATGGGGGGCAACTGACGACTACCATTTCCTCTGTTGATGGAAGCTTTGGCGATCTGCTCGACGGCGCAGCGATTTCCTTAGCTGCTCAGCTCAAAAATTTCGCCTTTGGTGTGAACCGTGGATTGAATCATGGCTATGGCTTTGAGTTGGCGAATGTAAGGGTCTATGACTCAGTTAAGCCGCTGGAGCCTCTTTACAAAGCAGGCAAGAAAGGCAACTATGTGGATATTCCAGAACCAGCGAACGTTGCCATCGCATTTGGTTTTCTCAGCATTGCTTGTGCGATGTTGAGACGACGGTCGCGGTAAGAATCCGAATGGCGCTGACTTAAGCCACTTTTCTGTATCCTGTAACGTTGATTGTTTCGGATCTAATTGAATCGGATATTGGTAGCGTGAAGATTTAGCGAGCGTTCAGTGCCTCAGCACGAAAGCCAGCACGACGCACGCTCGCTAAAGCTTCACGCTACGAAATTTGAAAGAGACTAGTCAAAAGCAGCTGAAAGCACGCTTCTATGGTTGATCTAATTGAATCGAATTACCGATCTATAATACCCGTGCGGTGCCCCTTATCCACTGCTGCTGCCGCATTGACCACCTGTAGCTTCTCATAAATGTGGCGTATGTGATATTTGACGGTGGTGATGGTAATATTCAGCTGATCAGCAATTTCCTTTTTGACTAAGCCTGCACTGAGTAGTTGCAAGATCTCTAGTTCGCGTTCGGAGAGCGGTTTATCGAGCGTCTCTTTGGGCGATGCACCTTGAAGCAGATTCAATATATAGATTGCCACTTTGGGATCTAAAGACGCCCCGCCTTGCATGGCATTACGGATGCCATCCGTAATTTCTTGGGCCGTGGCGGATTTTAGCAAGTAGCCGACCGCACCGCTGCGAATCGCGGCGACGACATCGGCCTCCTTTTCGGATTGGGTGAGGATGATGATTTTACTGTTTGGTGAATAGTCTTGGATCCAACGTATCGCATCGAGCCCCGAGATGCCCGGGAGGTTTAGATCCAGCAAAATCACGTCAGGGCATGTCTGTGTGGAGCTCTTTTCCAGCACTCGTAGTGCCGCTTCGGCGGTTCCGAACTGGCTGATGAGCTCGATGCCTTCGATGCGCTTAAAATAGAGGGTGATGATTTCTCGGAAACCGGGGTGGTCTTCCACCAGTGATACACGTATGTTCGAGGTTATTTCAGTAGATTCCATTTGCGCAGGGGGAGGATGAGGGTGATGTGAGTGCCTGTCTCAGTGTTTGCCACGGTTAAGTGTGCGCCGATGAGCTTTGCACGGCGGGCGAGTGAGGCGGGTGGATTCTGTAATGAGTCCGGTAGGCTATGACCGTTGTCAGTAACGATGATCTGGATACTTTTTCGGTTGGCGATGACTTGTGTGGTGACGCGTGTTGCACCCGAATGGCGAACGATGTTGGTCAGGCATTCTTTATAGAATAGAAAGAGGTCGACCTGCTTTCGTGGCTTGAGGTGTTGTAGCATGGCTTCGCCTTCAAAAGTAATTGTATGGCTTTGGTCCGTTAGGATTCGACTGGAGATGTCACGCATGTCATCGACCAGTTGCAGGTGCAGGTCTTTCGATTCCAAGGCGCCGAGGCTTTTGCGCACCGCCTGAATGCTCCGCTCCGTGAAGTCTGAAGAGCGATCCAGTAGCTCCAGCAGTTCACTGCGTGAATCGACACTTTCTTTGGCCAGATCACCGAAGAGACGGATGGTGTGCAAATTGGCTCCGAGTTCGTCATGGAGATCTGCCGCCATGCGTTCTTTCAGTTCGGCCAGCTGTCGCTGTCGCGCGTTGCGTTGGATCAGTATGATCAGGCCGATCGCAGCCGCGAGTAATGCTGCTAACCCACTCACCATTCGGAGTTGCGACTTCTGGCGGGCGTAGCGTTGGGCCAGCGCTTGTTCTATCAAAGGCTTGAGCGTCTCTAAGTCATGCCGACGAGCCAGCTCTTCCATCCAAGTTCGGATCGGCAGTATCTGACCATATAGATTATTGCCATCCGTCAATGAGCTGATTAACCGAGCGCTGCTAGGTGGGATTTGTGTCCCCTCTGCTTGGAAAGCTTTACCGAATGCTACATTGTGCCCGCCCGAGAATAACGCTACTTCAGCATAGCCGATCCTGAATTTATCCGGACTGAATTCGGTTTTACGGTCTGCTCCCAGCGATACGATCCGGACATACCGGCAGGTCGTTTCAGGGACATTCCACATCAGAATCGGCCCAGTGTTGTTGATGCTCTCTCGCTGGTAATCCAGTATCGTGACTGCGTCGGAAAAATTAGGCTGCATGGCACCTTCAACCCGAAGGTGTGGTGGAATACCCAAATCGCCAGCATAGACCTGTGGCACGGTGTCGCTTTGATCGACGGCGTGTAAATGAATTTGATTAATGGGATAGGGGCGCTCCAGATCGAGCGTCAACGTGGGGCGCTGCCCAATCGAGCTGACGTAGGCCAAGCTCTGACTCCCGAGTGCGGAGTCCATTAAGTAGGGGACAAAGCCGTCGACCAGAAATCGCTCATCCCAGGCACCGGCACTGTCAGTCATATTGCTTGAAGTGTGAACGGTTTGATGCAGCGCGACATTCTTTGTGCCACTGAAGATGAGCACTTCGGAGAATTGCAGTGTGTATTTAGGTTCTGGATAGTGTTTCCAGCGAGAGTGTTTGAAGCTCTCGATCCGTAGCCACGAGGCGGTGGTGTCGTCGGTTGCGACGATAACAGGAGCGATCCGCGGCAGAAGGCCATCGGCCTCGCTGTATTTGGCGATCACCTTGCCTGTCTTGTCTGCTTCGGTGCCTGCCCGGATCTGAAACTCCAAGGGGAAGCCATCGGCTTGAAAGCCTGCTTCGGTGTCGCGCCAAATCGTGGGCACCAGCACCACTTGATCAATGGGATACTCCGCATTTAGCTGAATCTCCACCCATTCCGGGTGATCGTCCGCTACTTGCTGCATCGAGCGGTAGCCGACGTTACCGATCCCGCTACGCAGGCTGAGATGGGCCAAGCCTTTGAGCTCGGAATTTATGTCATTCAGCTGCTGTTCGAGCTGACTAATGGAGCGCGTTTTTAAATCGATCTGTGGCTCCTGCGCTTGAGTCGCACAGCAAAGCCCTGTGCAAAAGGTGATGAGCGCGAGTTGAAGCCGATACGGAAACATGATTTTTTCAGATTGAAGCGAGATCGTATCCGCGTCCAGAGGAATGGGGCTCGGCTCTACCGTCCGAACGGACGGTATGCAAGATGCAGGAATTATGGTGTAATAAGACGTGTTGCTAACTCCCACCCCTCTGAAGACTAAAAATATACACTTATGAAAATGACATCGATCATCAAAACATCCTCTCTGGCACTCGCTTGCACAGTGGCGCTCGCATCTGTCTCCCACGCAGCTACGATTACTTGGACGAATGACGCCAATAATGAAAGCGGTTGGGCCGCCGGCGACAACTGGACAGGAACACCCGACAACACGGTTCCCACCAGCGGTTCAGACTCTGCGGTGGTGAACAATATTCCTACTGCAGGAAGCGGCAATGTGTGGGTGGCCTTCAATTCCGATTTCACGATTGGCAATGGTCAATCCTTGACGGTCGCAACGGATTCGGGGGTTAATTTCCGCGGAAGCGGAGCCACGTTGACACTAGCGACCGGCGGCACGCTGGATCTGACTACAGGCACAGCCGATGGAAATCTAGGTAATTCATTTGGTGGCGGGCTTTTTGTGGTGGTCAATTCCGGTGCTACCGCGAAGGTGACTAATCTGGACATTAATCGTAATTTGACTGGCGCGGGTGACAATGAAATAGCGACCTTCAACGCTTCCGCTGCGGGTGCCGTGACGCTGTTCGAAGTCACTAATACGCTGTCGATCGCCAACGCCACTTTGAATCTCGATCTGACTGCGCTGACCGCTGGAACTGAGCTCGGAACCTATGAGCTATTTGACTACGGCACCATTGCTGGCACATTCGCCAGCGTGAACGTGACCGGCTTGGAAGCGGGGCAGTCTTTCACTACGGACTACGCATACGATATTGGTGGAGGCGATTTGGGATTGGCGATCACTGTCATCCCCGAGCCTGGCACCTACGCGCTGCTCGCGGGTCTCACTGGCTTGGCATTTGTGATGCTTCGTCGTCGCCAAGCTTAAGGATATCTACGGCTCGACCACTCCTTTCTATATTAGGGTTAAACATCACCTGTAGGGTCGGTGACTTTTAGAATCCGGCATACTTGCCAAAAGTGTGTCGGATTTTTTGTTGATCGTCATTCATCGAGGCAGGCTGGACCGATTTATATAACATTTATGAAAGCTAAATATATCACGCTACTTTTTCTAGGCCTGTCGGGCAGTCTTGCCTGTGCAGAGCACATTGAACCACCTTTGGTGAGCGCAGTCGAACCAACTTGGGAGTCCTTAGCAGAGGGATATCAAGTGCCGGACTGGTTTGTCGATGGCAAGCTCGGTGTCTGGTTTCACTGGGGCATTCCCTCCTCGATCAAGGATGGCCGCCCGCATGACGGCTCTCACTACGGCGCCTGGATGTATGGCACCGAGGGGCAGTTGAGTGCGTCGAAGCATCCCGAAGCCGTGCAGCGTCTTACCGATTGGCACGACAAGACCTACGGCCCTCATGCAGAGTTTGGTTACGAAGACCTTATTCCAATGTTCAAGGCAGAGGAGTGGGATCCCGATGCACTGGTGCAAGAGGTCAAGGATGTCGGTGCACGTTTCATCATGCCGGTTGCGACGCACCATGATAACTTCGACATGTATGATTCCTCCCATCCATGGAACTCGTTCGATATGGGGCCGAAGCGCGACACGCTCAAGGAGTGGAAAGCCGCTGCGCAAAAGCATGGCCTGAAATTTGGGGTATCGACGCACCTCTACTGGTCGCCGCGCTTTTTCAGTTCTGCGCGCCAATATCAGAAGCCGGGCACGCTGGCATGGCAGTTGTTCAATATGGATTACTCGGTCAAGCACTACAATTCGGACGATGCCTGGAACGAGCATTGGTATGCGCGCTGCTGGGAAATTATTGAGAAGTATGATCCCGATATGTTTAACAACGATTCGCCGTATCCGGATCTTAAATCGGGAAACGGCTTGGGGCTGAAGCTGTTTACGGATTATGTGAATAAGGATTTACAGGAGAATCACGGCAAACAGGACGTTGTGCTCTCATTTAAGGATTCGAAAAAGAACAAGCAGGCCTTCACCTACAACATGGAGCGCGGTAGTGCGGCACAAATCGAGCCAGAGCCCTGGATGTGGGCGACGGATCTTTCCGGCACTTGGTTTTATCGTGATGGTGCGACCAATCGCATGAAAATCCCAACCATGGTTGGGAATGCCGTCGATTCCATCAGCAAGAATGGCGTGGTCATGCTCAATATCGCTCTGACGGGCGAAGGCACCATACCCGAATATCAAATGAATTATTTGAACGCCTTCCGCGACCTGATGAAGGTGAATGGCGAAGGTATCTATGGCAGTCGGCCATGGAAAGTCTTTGGCGAAGGCCCCGTGGTGATCGACGGCGGACGCGGTAACGAAAACCACACGCCCTACAGCCAAGAAGACATTCGCTTCACCCATCGTCAGGACACAGGAAAGGCAACGAAAGAGGGCACGCTCTATGCCTTCGTGCTCGCTACGCCGACTGAAGATATCCTGATTAAAACGCTGGCGACTGGTGGCATTTACGAGGCCTCAATCAAATCAATCACCATGCTGGGAAGTAACGAGCGTATTCAATGGAACCGCTCGGGCGAGGGCTTAAAAATCAAATTGCCACAAAAGCTGCCCGATTCACTAGTCACCGGATTTTGCATTACTGCTAAATAGACACGCAGGCGACTCGGCCACCACCACGCCCCTGTATTTGCCCCGCAATGATCGCGTATACGCAAGATTGCTGAAAAATTGCAGTGTGATAGTATCTGGTAATCCTAAGAAGCGTTAGAATGCGGGGGGGTAGGAGCTGATCATCAGCGGTTTATGAACCATCCACCATTCGCCAAATGGCTTCGGCCTTCGGTTGCATCCAAGGGCGAAGCTATTTGACGACAGCCAATGACGTCATAAAACATTGATGTTTAGCTCCTAACTACTCTTTTAAATATAATGATGAAAAAACTGCTGTTCCTCGCTTCATTGGTCCTGTCG
The window above is part of the Lentimonas sp. CC4 genome. Proteins encoded here:
- a CDS encoding putative glycoside hydrolase — protein: MNTLKIALSAILSITTYSASFADRLPDFSWDTVPRYMHVRKATSFTPQEVEYLATFPLITFEKTTGAKEFGGTEVGTWKAAKAVKAINPRTKVLYYRNILVHYSAYAADAQLASIPDAFLSDQKGNTKLVRGKVPAYDLSNPAVQDWWLTHAKQACGSEYIDGIFVDGNIKALEHGYLKRQVGDAKKTAVEQGYHHIMKQLRAIAGTESLVVSNIIRARFTDAGLEYMEPFDGSYIEGFEHAVGGMSRKEYMAKGIAAIQSAAQSGKIIAFTIGQGSYADTDMDMEASQDSTKEFASPNNRFTYALALFLICAEKHSYFMFSDGYGVDNGRSKYWMKDIPEYQYPLGAPTGEATREGYVYQREFQHASVTVDIEQETSEIVWKQ
- a CDS encoding histidine kinase, producing the protein MFPYRLQLALITFCTGLCCATQAQEPQIDLKTRSISQLEQQLNDINSELKGLAHLSLRSGIGNVGYRSMQQVADDHPEWVEIQLNAEYPIDQVVLVPTIWRDTEAGFQADGFPLEFQIRAGTEADKTGKVIAKYSEADGLLPRIAPVIVATDDTTASWLRIESFKHSRWKHYPEPKYTLQFSEVLIFSGTKNVALHQTVHTSSNMTDSAGAWDERFLVDGFVPYLMDSALGSQSLAYVSSIGQRPTLTLDLERPYPINQIHLHAVDQSDTVPQVYAGDLGIPPHLRVEGAMQPNFSDAVTILDYQRESINNTGPILMWNVPETTCRYVRIVSLGADRKTEFSPDKFRIGYAEVALFSGGHNVAFGKAFQAEGTQIPPSSARLISSLTDGNNLYGQILPIRTWMEELARRHDLETLKPLIEQALAQRYARQKSQLRMVSGLAALLAAAIGLIILIQRNARQRQLAELKERMAADLHDELGANLHTIRLFGDLAKESVDSRSELLELLDRSSDFTERSIQAVRKSLGALESKDLHLQLVDDMRDISSRILTDQSHTITFEGEAMLQHLKPRKQVDLFLFYKECLTNIVRHSGATRVTTQVIANRKSIQIIVTDNGHSLPDSLQNPPASLARRAKLIGAHLTVANTETGTHITLILPLRKWNLLK
- a CDS encoding PEP-CTERM sorting domain-containing protein; the protein is MKMTSIIKTSSLALACTVALASVSHAATITWTNDANNESGWAAGDNWTGTPDNTVPTSGSDSAVVNNIPTAGSGNVWVAFNSDFTIGNGQSLTVATDSGVNFRGSGATLTLATGGTLDLTTGTADGNLGNSFGGGLFVVVNSGATAKVTNLDINRNLTGAGDNEIATFNASAAGAVTLFEVTNTLSIANATLNLDLTALTAGTELGTYELFDYGTIAGTFASVNVTGLEAGQSFTTDYAYDIGGGDLGLAITVIPEPGTYALLAGLTGLAFVMLRRRQA
- a CDS encoding response regulator transcription factor, which produces MESTEITSNIRVSLVEDHPGFREIITLYFKRIEGIELISQFGTAEAALRVLEKSSTQTCPDVILLDLNLPGISGLDAIRWIQDYSPNSKIIILTQSEKEADVVAAIRSGAVGYLLKSATAQEITDGIRNAMQGGASLDPKVAIYILNLLQGASPKETLDKPLSERELEILQLLSAGLVKKEIADQLNITITTVKYHIRHIYEKLQVVNAAAAVDKGHRTGIIDR
- a CDS encoding LamG domain-containing protein, whose translation is MKRLTSALLLTFLTLSSAHAKLVAHYDFSDGDLLDNEVGPAFQLKNAGEVPVTLGAAGAVFTSSTKIDSPQSYLMVDSSRDLTQFTVSFWMRTDVVDQGGAFPGIFSSNTLTDLGSFQFFSAGQPVVGNKKTEDGSLLLIAGQARKKLFTPTVAAHNSNTWYHVGLVSDGGQLTTTISSVDGSFGDLLDGAAISLAAQLKNFAFGVNRGLNHGYGFELANVRVYDSVKPLEPLYKAGKKGNYVDIPEPANVAIAFGFLSIACAMLRRRSR
- a CDS encoding sulfatase — encoded protein: MSSSLLAKERASAWTSKLFLKLSAPLLLLFVSNHVLADSRPNIVYLMADDQNFGSVGIYGNPEVQTPQMDQLGRDGVIFDRHYNTTAICMASRANVMTGMYEYKTGTNFGHGDMTSEIWSKSYPVLLREAGYLTAFAGKFGFKIDGHGYDGSEFFDLWGGADGQTSYRTGKNKSMAKYAKDYPHSTLSYAAFSKDVITEAVKQDKPFCLSISFKAPHKPATPDPQFDHIYAGKTFTKPANFGRENGAHLSPQSKQGRQYPRFTEWHYDTDYDGEMRKYYQQIYAIDVALGMIREALEAQGVADNTVIIYTSDNGYINGAHGYGSKVLPMEESSRVPLMIYDPRSATSGKQLRSPALTGNIDFAPTILELAGLSIPSNIDGVSLLPLLKDPSADVREQMALMNCFGSGATSALTVVTKDHKYTYWWYGDSEMEPTEELFHLSKDPLEMTNLAHNPEAQPLLEIMRKNYDAQLKHWQEQAIAGSKHAKFGELFDRNLPLEKKQVRPAKKTK
- a CDS encoding arylsulfatase — translated: MKTLSLFPLATLALLFATSHTISHAASNLAGSRPNIIMVITDDQGMGDLSCMGNTIVRTPNIDKFYEGATRFTDFQVSPTCAPTRAAIMSGRFPFKVGVTHTILQRERMAPKVFTMPQALQSAGYATGLFGKWHLGDEPEYLPQNRGFDEVLMHGAGGIGQTGLGDFPANGENVYFDNVLLHNDTVVQTKGFCTDVFFDAAEGWIKQQRAANQPYFAYISLNAPHGPMYAPDQYKQRFLADGYDEGTAARYGMIENIDDNFGHMLSLLKKWDALENTLIIFMTDNGMSMKAMNHNGKKVLPFNAGMRGRKNSPNEGGTHVPAFWQWQGVLGAGVDIDGLVAHIDLYQTFAELAGAELPNEMQDLDGRSLLPLLEDSKADWADRELFFHCGRWPTGKRDTFQYEKCGMRTQKWRFVNNQQLYDIENDPSETKDVAKQYPEVVAQMRQAYDGWWESALPLMVNEDLPRVAKEDQPFAKLEAQAREAGIPEWTPDVL